The Streptococcus toyakuensis genome has a window encoding:
- a CDS encoding LCP family protein, which yields MSRSSKRARQGKTKILISWGLLAIYALLAVFLLFLIFKYNMLAFRYLNIVVTVLIVALAILCFFLIRSKKVQNLTLILLLLGVLINGTSLFAVGQFIGFTSRLNATSNYSNYSMSIAVLADSPIENISQVTSVMGPTGTDKDNIQQLMNDLKANQNKELTVEESSSYLAAYKSLLAGDTKAIILNSVFENIIESEYPDYASKIKKIYTKELTKTVETPKDVKGDSFNVYISGIDTYGPISSVSRSDVNIIMTVNRETKKILLTTTPRDSYVPIADGGNNQKDKLTHAGIYGVDASIHTLENLYGIDLNYYARLNFTSFLKLIDLLGGVDVHNDQEFTAHTNGKFYPVGNVHLDSEQALSFVRERYSLADGDRDRGRNQQKVIVAILQKLTSTEALKNYDSIIKGLQDSVQTNMPLETMMNLANAQLESGGTYKINSQDLKGTGRMDLPSYAMPDSNLYMMEISDSSLESVKAAINDVMEGK from the coding sequence GTGAGTAGATCTTCTAAGCGAGCTCGTCAGGGTAAAACAAAAATATTGATTAGTTGGGGGTTGCTAGCTATCTATGCATTACTAGCAGTCTTTTTGTTGTTTTTGATTTTCAAGTATAATATGCTAGCCTTCCGATATCTCAATATAGTGGTCACTGTCTTAATTGTAGCCTTAGCTATCTTGTGCTTCTTTTTAATTCGGTCAAAGAAAGTTCAAAATCTAACGTTGATTTTATTACTACTTGGTGTGTTAATCAATGGTACTTCTCTCTTTGCTGTAGGGCAGTTCATTGGATTTACCAGTCGCCTGAATGCAACATCGAATTACTCAAATTATTCGATGAGTATTGCTGTGCTAGCAGATAGTCCAATTGAGAATATCAGTCAGGTAACTAGTGTGATGGGACCTACTGGGACGGATAAGGATAATATCCAACAGTTGATGAATGATCTTAAGGCTAATCAAAATAAGGAATTGACAGTCGAAGAAAGTAGCTCCTATCTTGCGGCCTATAAGAGCTTGCTAGCCGGTGATACAAAGGCAATCATTCTAAACAGTGTCTTTGAAAACATTATCGAATCGGAATATCCTGACTATGCTTCAAAGATTAAGAAAATCTACACCAAAGAGTTAACCAAGACGGTTGAAACTCCAAAAGATGTCAAAGGTGACAGTTTCAACGTTTATATCAGTGGAATTGATACTTACGGTCCAATCAGTTCGGTTTCTCGGTCTGATGTCAATATCATTATGACAGTTAATCGCGAAACTAAAAAGATTCTCTTGACAACGACACCTCGTGATTCCTATGTTCCAATTGCAGATGGTGGTAACAACCAAAAAGATAAGTTGACCCATGCGGGGATTTATGGAGTAGATGCTTCCATTCATACACTGGAAAATCTCTACGGTATTGACTTGAACTATTACGCTCGTTTGAATTTCACTTCTTTCTTGAAATTAATAGATCTTCTCGGTGGAGTTGATGTTCATAATGATCAAGAATTTACTGCTCATACAAATGGGAAGTTCTATCCTGTAGGGAATGTTCATCTTGACTCGGAGCAAGCTCTTAGCTTTGTACGTGAGCGTTATTCATTGGCAGATGGAGACCGAGATCGTGGTCGTAACCAGCAAAAAGTTATTGTCGCTATTTTGCAAAAGTTAACTTCGACAGAAGCTTTGAAAAATTATGACAGTATTATAAAGGGTCTACAAGATTCCGTGCAAACCAATATGCCACTTGAAACCATGATGAACCTGGCCAATGCCCAACTTGAGAGTGGTGGAACTTATAAGATTAATTCGCAAGATCTTAAAGGAACAGGGCGTATGGATTTGCCATCCTATGCCATGCCTGATAGCAACCTTTACATGATGGAGATAAGTGATAGCAGTTTAGAGTCAGTCAAGGCTGCAATCAATGATGTGATGGAAGGAAAATAA
- a CDS encoding peptide ABC transporter substrate-binding protein encodes MKTRKVLALVGVTLLAAGVLAACSGGSGAKGEQTFAFTYEKDPDNLNYLTTGKASTSDITSNVIDGLLENDKYGNLIPSLAEDWSVSKDGLTYTYTIRKDAKWYTSEGEEYAPVKAQDFVTGLKYATDKKSEALYLVQDSIKGLDAYAKGENKDFSQVGIKALDDQTIQYTLNKPESFWNSKITMGVLAPVNEEFLNSKGDDFAKATDPSSLLYNGPYLLKSLVTKSSVEFVKNPNYWDKDNVHIDKVKLSFWDGQDTSKPAENFKDGSFTAARLFPTNASFTELEKEMKDNIVYTQQDSTTYIVGTNIDRQSYKYTSKTSEEQKTSTKKALLNKDFRQAIAFGFDRTAYASQLNGQTGASKILRNLFVPPTFVQADGKNFGDMVKEKLVTYGDEWKDVNLADSQDGLYNPEKAKAEFAKAKSALQAEGVQFPIHLDMPVDQTATTKVQRVQSMKQSLEATLGTDNVIIDIQQLQKDEVNNITYFAENAAGEDWDLSDNVGWSPDFADPSTYLDIIKPSVGESTKTYLGFDSGKDNVAAKKVGLYDYEKLVTEAGDEATDVSKRYDKYAAAQAWLTDSALIIPTTSRTGRPILSKMVPFTIPFALSGNKGTSEPLLYKYLELQDKAVTADEYQKAQDKWMKEKEESNKKAQEELAKHVK; translated from the coding sequence ATGAAAACAAGAAAAGTATTGGCTCTTGTGGGAGTGACTTTATTAGCAGCGGGTGTTTTAGCTGCTTGTTCTGGTGGTTCTGGTGCTAAAGGTGAGCAGACTTTTGCATTTACATACGAGAAAGATCCTGATAATCTTAATTATTTAACAACTGGTAAAGCTTCAACATCTGATATTACTAGTAATGTGATTGACGGATTGCTTGAAAATGATAAATACGGGAACCTTATTCCTTCATTGGCAGAAGACTGGTCAGTATCTAAAGATGGTTTGACTTACACCTACACTATTCGTAAGGACGCAAAATGGTACACATCCGAAGGAGAAGAGTATGCTCCTGTTAAGGCTCAGGACTTTGTGACAGGACTTAAATATGCAACGGATAAGAAATCAGAAGCTCTTTACTTGGTACAAGATTCGATCAAAGGTCTGGATGCTTATGCTAAAGGGGAAAATAAAGATTTCTCTCAAGTTGGAATTAAAGCCCTTGACGATCAAACGATTCAATACACGTTGAACAAACCAGAAAGTTTTTGGAATTCTAAAATAACCATGGGTGTGCTTGCGCCAGTTAATGAAGAGTTTTTGAACTCAAAAGGGGATGATTTTGCCAAAGCAACAGATCCAAGTAGTCTCTTGTATAATGGTCCTTATTTGTTGAAATCTCTTGTGACTAAATCCTCTGTTGAATTTGTGAAGAATCCGAACTACTGGGATAAGGATAATGTACATATTGATAAGGTCAAATTGTCATTCTGGGATGGTCAAGATACCAGCAAACCAGCAGAAAACTTTAAAGATGGAAGCTTTACGGCAGCTCGTCTCTTTCCAACAAATGCAAGTTTTACAGAGCTTGAGAAAGAGATGAAAGACAATATTGTATATACCCAACAAGACTCTACGACTTATATAGTTGGTACAAATATTGATCGCCAATCTTATAAGTACACATCTAAGACCAGCGAAGAACAAAAGACATCTACTAAAAAGGCTCTCTTAAATAAGGATTTCCGTCAGGCTATTGCTTTCGGATTTGACCGTACAGCCTATGCCTCTCAGTTGAATGGACAAACTGGAGCAAGCAAAATCTTACGTAATCTCTTTGTTCCACCAACATTTGTCCAAGCAGATGGTAAAAACTTTGGCGATATGGTCAAAGAGAAATTGGTCACTTATGGGGATGAATGGAAGGATGTTAATCTTGCAGATTCTCAGGATGGCCTTTACAATCCTGAGAAAGCCAAGGCAGAATTTGCTAAAGCCAAATCAGCCCTACAAGCTGAGGGAGTACAATTCCCAATTCATCTAGATATGCCTGTTGACCAAACAGCAACTACAAAAGTTCAGCGCGTCCAATCTATGAAACAATCCTTGGAAGCAACTTTAGGAACTGATAATGTTATTATTGATATTCAACAACTACAAAAAGACGAAGTAAACAATATTACATATTTTGCTGAAAATGCTGCTGGCGAAGACTGGGATTTATCAGATAATGTCGGTTGGAGTCCTGACTTTGCCGATCCATCAACCTACCTTGATATTATCAAACCATCTGTAGGAGAAAGTACTAAAACATATTTAGGGTTTGACTCAGGGAAAGATAATGTAGCTGCTAAAAAAGTAGGTCTATATGACTACGAAAAATTGGTTACAGAAGCTGGTGATGAGGCTACAGATGTTTCTAAACGATATGATAAATACGCTGCGGCCCAAGCTTGGTTGACAGATAGTGCTTTGATTATTCCAACTACATCTCGTACAGGGCGTCCAATCTTGTCTAAGATGGTACCATTTACAATACCATTTGCATTGTCAGGAAATAAAGGTACAAGTGAGCCACTCTTGTATAAATACCTTGAACTTCAAGACAAGGCAGTCACAGCAGATGAATACCAAAAAGCTCAAGATAAATGGATGAAAGAAAAAGAAGAATCCAATAAAAAAGCGCAAGAAGAGCTCGCAAAACATGTGAAATAA
- the glf gene encoding UDP-galactopyranose mutase, whose translation MYDYLVVGAGLFGAVFAHEAALKGKKVKVIEKRNHIAGNIYTREEEGIQVHQYGAHIFHTSDKEIWDYVNQFAEFNRYTNSPVANYKGEIYNLPFNMNTFNKLWGVVTPAEAQAKIDEQRAVLNGKTPENLEEQAISLVGTDIYEKLIKDYTEKQWGKPTTELPAFIIRRLPVRLTYDNNYFNDTYQGIPIGGYTQIVEKMLDHENIDVETNVDFFANKEQYMKDFPKIVFTGMIDEFFDYKLGELEYRSLRFENETLDMENYQGNAVVNYTDSDTPYTRIIEHKHFEFGNQAKTIITKEHSKTWEKGDEPYYPVNNDRNNHLYKSYKKLADEQGNVIFGGRLGHYRYYDMHQVIGAALQCVRNELD comes from the coding sequence ATGTACGATTATCTTGTCGTTGGTGCTGGTCTTTTTGGTGCAGTCTTTGCCCATGAAGCAGCCCTAAAAGGAAAAAAAGTAAAAGTCATTGAAAAACGAAATCATATCGCGGGTAATATCTATACTCGTGAAGAGGAAGGAATTCAAGTTCATCAGTATGGTGCTCATATTTTTCATACTTCTGATAAGGAGATTTGGGATTATGTAAATCAGTTTGCAGAATTTAACCGTTACACAAACTCCCCTGTTGCTAATTATAAGGGTGAGATTTATAACCTTCCTTTTAATATGAATACCTTCAATAAACTTTGGGGAGTTGTAACGCCAGCAGAAGCACAGGCTAAGATTGATGAGCAACGTGCTGTTTTAAATGGCAAAACTCCTGAAAATTTGGAAGAACAGGCTATTTCTCTTGTAGGTACAGACATCTACGAAAAATTAATCAAAGATTATACAGAGAAACAGTGGGGCAAGCCAACTACGGAACTTCCAGCCTTTATCATTCGCCGTTTGCCAGTACGTCTGACCTATGATAACAACTATTTTAATGATACCTATCAAGGGATTCCAATTGGTGGTTACACTCAAATAGTTGAAAAAATGTTGGATCATGAAAACATTGATGTAGAAACAAATGTTGATTTCTTTGCGAATAAAGAGCAATATATGAAGGATTTCCCTAAGATTGTCTTTACTGGTATGATTGATGAATTCTTCGACTATAAGTTGGGTGAACTAGAGTACCGTAGTCTTCGTTTTGAAAACGAGACCTTGGATATGGAGAATTACCAAGGAAATGCAGTTGTGAACTATACAGATTCAGATACCCCATATACTCGCATTATTGAACACAAACATTTTGAGTTTGGGAATCAAGCAAAGACGATCATTACTAAAGAACATTCTAAAACATGGGAAAAAGGTGATGAGCCTTATTATCCAGTTAATAATGATCGTAATAATCATTTGTATAAATCATATAAAAAATTGGCTGATGAGCAAGGCAATGTTATCTTTGGTGGCCGCTTAGGACATTATCGTTATTACGATATGCACCAGGTAATCGGAGCTGCCTTGCAGTGTGTAAGAAATGAGTTAGATTAA